From Primulina tabacum isolate GXHZ01 chromosome 2, ASM2559414v2, whole genome shotgun sequence, one genomic window encodes:
- the LOC142524721 gene encoding serine/threonine-protein kinase D6PK-like produces MSLTHGVSPISHEIVELTEIYNSDSRTSENVEKHNAGKGLKKYTIADDIDKLFEAINIGSSLQDLGPHERRSRDTLHKSAMKRPMRVSPSRVVGIGITEPVSLKQALRGLCISQASEMAAVKKRIFRPSASSGQPLDDAKGNSVAISLGPEIRHESTIKISKAELEQNGKLDLPYSSARTRFKNKLSDESLVMERGKHEVHQDKLQHFSLSSNFNEESKLIKRLDRGFGFSKQGSRSQIFVKKKTVNETTLASKIRKADSILENGCEELDRVRAESSSNANPVFGAISVDSNKNKNDSNPRIFQKRKIVVRKADEKSTSKDKGETSQSSKSSIGEYSSTTSHSEDSYISASSRSGYRPHMSRDMRWEAINLFQNQHGSLGLRHFKLLKKLGGGDIGIVYLSELIGTSCLFAVKIMDFDALASRKKVLRAQTEKEILEILDHPFLPTLYAHFTTNKFSCLIMEHCPGGDLHVLRQKQPTKSYPEESARFYVAEVLLALEYLHMLGVVYRDLKPENILIREDGHIMLSDFDLSLRCNVNPMLLESSSPIIEPPKKTPTPLSASSCIDPFCLHPNLQLSCFTPNFFSTVATTRKLKSELTSQIIPLPQLVVEPTGARSNSFVGTHEYLAPEIIKREGHGSAVDWWMFGILLYELLYGKTPFKGSSNADTISNVVSRCLKFPDYPTISTHAQDLITRLLKKEPESRLGSVKGALEIKHHPFFEDQNWALVRCATPPEVPKLFDLGGSALDSKKIKCETEFEMF; encoded by the exons ATGTCTCTTACCCATGGTGTGTCGCCTATTAGCCATGAAATAGTAGAGCTGACAGAAATATATAATTCCGATTCTAGAACCAGTGAAAATGTTGAAAAACATAACGCAGGGAAGGGTTTAAAGAAGTATACTATCGCGGATGACATCGACAAACTTTTTGAAGCTATAAATATTGGGAGTTCTCTTCAAGATTTAGGTCCACACGAGCGAAGATCTAGAGATACTTTGCACAAAAGTGCTATGAAAAGACCAATGAGAGTAAGCCCTTCTCGAGTTGTGGGTATTGGAATTACAGAACCGGTGAGTTTGAAACAGGCTCTGAGAGGACTATGCATCTCTCAAGCATCTGAGATGGCAGCAGTGAAGAAACGAATATTTAGACcatcagcttcgtcaggccaaCCACTTGATGATGCAAAAGGGAATTCAGTGGCGATATCTTTAGGACCTGAAATTAGACATGAATCtacaattaaaatttcaaaagctGAATTGGAGCAGAACGGGAAATTGGATTTGCCATATTCATCGGCCAGGACCAGATTTAAGAATAAACTCTCAGATGAGAGTTTGGTTATGGAGAGGGGAAAGCACGAGGTGCATCAAGACAAGCTACAACATTTTTCTTTATCATCGAACTTCAATGAGGAAAGCAAGCTCATCAAACGTTTGGACAGAGGTTTTGGTTTTAGCAAACAAGGTTCAAGAAGCCAGATCTTTGTCAAAAAGAAGACTGTGAATGAGACAACTTTGGCCAGCAAGATTCGCAAGGCCGATTCTATCCTGGAAAACGGGTGTGAAGAATTGGACAGAGTAAGAGCAGAATCAAGTAGTAATGCAAACCCGGTATTTGGTGCAATATCTGTGGACTCTAACAAAAACAAGAATGACTCTAATCCTCGTATCTTTCAGAAACGAAAGATTGTAGTAAGAAAAGCTGATGAAAAATCAACGTCAAAGGATAAAGGAGAGACTTCTCAAAGCTCCAAAAGTAGCATTGGGGAATATAGCAGCACAACTAGTCATAGTGAAGACAGCTATATAAGTGCATCTAGTCGCAGTGGCTATCGACCTCACATGTCACGGGACATGAGATGGGAAGCCATAAACTTGTTTCAAAATCAGCACGGAAGCTTGGGATTGAGACACTTCAAGTTGCTGAAAAAGCTCGGAGGGGGCGACATTGGCATTGTATACCTTTCTGAGCTAATCGGTACAAGCTGCCTCTTTGCAGTGAAAATAATGGATTTTGATGCTTTAGCTAGCAGAAAAAAAGTTTTGAGGGCTCAAACAGAAAAGGAGATACTGGAGATTCTGGATCACCCGTTCCTTCCTACTCTTTATGCTCATTTTACTACCAATAAATTTTCGTGTTTGATTATGGAACATTGCCCCGGTGGTGATCTTCATGTTCTCCGTCAAAAACAGCCGACCAAGAGCTATCCCGAGGAATCCGCAAG GTTCTATGTTGCTGAAGTCCTTCTCGCACTGGAGTACCTTCACATGCTTGGAGTAGTGTACAGAGACTTGAAACCCGAAAACATTTTGATTCGAGAAGACGGCCATATCATGCTCTCTGATTTTGACTTGTCTCTCAGATGCAATGTTAATCCAATGCTACTCGAGTCATCTTCCCCAATAATTGAACCGCCAAAGAAAACACCGACTCCACTCTCAGCTTCCAGCTGCATCGACCCTTTTTGCCTCCACCCGAACttgcaactttcttgttttaCTCCCAATTTTTTCTCAACAGTGGCCACAACCCGAAAACTAAAATCCGAACTAACGTCCCAGATCATTCCTCTGCCACAACTTGTAGTTGAGCCCACTGGTGCGCGATCCAATTCCTTTGTAGGAACTCATGAGTACCTGGCTCCCGAAATTATCAAGAGGGAAGGTCATGGAAGTGCCGTGGATTGGTGGATGTTCGGAATCTTGCTCTACGAGCTTTTATACGGTAAGACACCCTTCAAAGGATCAAGCAACGCGGATACTATATCAAATGTGGTGTCCCGATGCCTCAAGTTTCCCGACTATCCAACTATCAGTACTCATGCTCAAGATTTGATCACACGGTTGTTGAAGAAGGAACCGGAAAGTCGGCTCGGATCAGTAAAGGGTGCACTAGAGATTAAGCACCATCCATTCTTTGAGGACCAAAACTGGGCTTTGGTAAGATGTGCAACACCTCCAGAGGTGCCTAAGTTGTTTGATTTGGGAGGCTCAGCTCTTGACAGTAAGAAGATCAAGTGTGAGACAGAATTTGAGATGTTTTAA
- the LOC142524739 gene encoding histone deacetylase 17-like isoform X3 — protein sequence MDCYVPGAIVLQCGADSLAGDRLGCFNLSIDGHAACVKFVKQLNLPLLVTGGGGYTKENVARCWTVETGALLGVELPNEIPENDYIKYFAPDYSLKSPSGHMENMNTKSYLNSIRQQVCENLSSIQHAPGVQMHEVPPDFYIPDINEDEQNPDERIHRQTRDKQIRRDDEYYEGDNDNDQTMDDT from the exons ATGGACTGCTATGTTCCTGGAGCAATTGTTCTTCAATGTGGAGCAGATTCACTTGCTGGGGATCGATTGGGCTGCTTCAACCTTTCGATTGATG GCCATGCAGCTTGTGTTAAGTTTGTGAAGCAGCTCAATTTGCCTTTGCTG GTAACTGGAGGTGGAGGATACACTAAAGAGAATGTTGCTAGATGTTGGACTGTGGAGACGGGAGCTCTTCTAGGCGTGGAGCTCCCTAATG AGATCCCAGAAAatgattatataaaatattttgctccAGATTACTCATTGAAATCTCCAAGTGGGCACATG GAGAATATGAACACCAAATCTTATCTCAACTCAATCAGACAGCAAGTTTGTGAAAATCTTAGCTCCATCCAACATGCTCCTGGTGTACAGATGCACGAG GTACCGCCTGATTTTTACATCCCTGATATCAATGAAGATGAGCAGAATCCCGATGAACGTATTCATC GACAAACAAGAGACAAGCAAATCCGGCGAGATGATGAATATTATGAAGGCGACAATGACAATGATCAGACAATGGATGATACATGA